A stretch of Methanotorris formicicus Mc-S-70 DNA encodes these proteins:
- a CDS encoding 6-carboxytetrahydropterin synthase QueD — protein sequence MILELNGLHAGLRFSSAHIVFGHETCGVIHGHSYYVDVRICGEPSGEFGFVCDFKTIKSIVKEICETLDHKLMLPKNHPQVEYKINNESIYFKYCGKGKIKEYMVPLEDVVLLPLKSTTAEELSQFFSKCIVDKLRDMGLMDNIKWVEVVVNEGIGQGACYRLGYK from the coding sequence ATGATTTTAGAATTAAATGGACTTCATGCTGGGTTAAGATTCTCTTCTGCACACATTGTTTTTGGTCATGAAACATGTGGAGTTATTCATGGGCATTCTTACTATGTGGATGTTAGAATTTGTGGAGAGCCAAGTGGAGAGTTTGGATTTGTGTGTGATTTTAAAACCATAAAATCTATTGTGAAAGAGATATGCGAAACATTAGACCACAAACTGATGCTACCAAAAAATCATCCGCAGGTAGAGTATAAGATAAATAACGAATCAATATATTTTAAATACTGTGGAAAAGGGAAAATTAAAGAATATATGGTTCCATTAGAGGATGTAGTATTGCTGCCTCTGAAATCCACAACTGCTGAAGAGTTGTCCCAATTTTTTTCAAAGTGCATAGTTGATAAATTAAGGGATATGGGGCTAATGGATAATATTAAATGGGTTGAGGTTGTAGTAAATGAAGGTATTGGTCAAGGGGCATGTTATAGATTGGGGTACAAATAA